DNA from Xanthomonas hyacinthi:
CCGAACGGCGAGGTATAGGTGACGCCGGCCTGGAATGCCGGGTCTTCCTGGGTCTGCGACACGCCGCGGAACACGTAGTCGCTGACCACGCCGTAGGAGCCGGTAAACGGCGAGGCAGGCGCCTCGTCCTGGGCCAACGCGCTCAGCGGGGAGGCGGCCAGCGCCACGGCCAGGGCGACACCAAGCTTGATCTTGTTCACCGGTAATTCTCCTGTGGTTTGTCGTAGGGGTGGTTCCAGCGCCTTGCCCCGCACTGGCTTCACACTTTTTTAACCGGTTTTTTCTTGCAGTGCAATACTTTCAAGACAAACCAAGTCATTGCAGGCCTTGCGACTGTGCGCTTCGGGTCAGGCCTTGTCTACGCAATGCGCCCGCGGCCAGCCCAGCGTCCAGGGCCTGGCGTGCTTTTCATTTGCTACCGGCAGAAAAACTTGTGGGAGTCAACTGTCAGTCGCGACGGGCGTTACCGGGAAGGCCCGTCGCGACTGAAGTCGCTCCCACAGCAATGCCGCCGACTGCGAAGACTGCGGTCGAAAACGCTGCATCGCCGCTGCGCGTTGTATCCCCGAATACCGCTACCCGCGCTGCTGCGCGAACAGGCCGAAACGGCGCGCGCTCAGCTGCAGCGCCTGGCCGGGCGCATAGCGCGCCGCGCCCTCGCCCGCCGGCAGCTCCACTTCCACTTCGTCCTGGCCATGCGCCAGCTGCGCGCGCAGGCGCAGGCGCGAGCCGCTGCGCTGCGAGGACAGCACCGTCGCCGCCCAGCCGCTGTCGCTGGGTGCCAGATCTTCCGGGCGCACGTACAGGTCGACCGGGCCGCTGGACAGCGGCGTATCCGGCGCCGGCAGCGCCAGCCCGGCGACCTGCAGCTGGCCGTCGTGCAGCTGCGCCGGCAGCCGGTTGACCGCGCCGACGAAGCCGTACACGAACGGCGACACCGGGCGGTCGTAGACGTCGGCCGGACTGCCGAGCTGCTCGATGCGCCCGCGGTTGAGGATCGCCACGCGGTCGGCCAGCTCCAGCGCCTCTTCCTGGTCGTGGGTGACGAACACCGTGGTCAGCCCGGTGCGGTCGTGCAGCTCGCGCAGCCAGCGCCGCAGATCGCGCCGCACCTGCGCGTCGAGCGCGCCGAACGGTTCGTCCAGCAGCAGCACGCGCGGCTCGATCGCCAGCGCACGCGCCAGCGCCACGCGCTGGCGCTGGCCGCCGGACAGCTGGGTCGGATAGCGCGCCTCCAGCCCGTCGAGCTGCACCAGCGCGAGCAGTTCGGTCACCCGCGCGCGGATCGCCGACTCGGCCAGACGCGCGTCGCCGCGGCGCACGCGCAGGCCGAAGGCGATGTTGTCGCGCACCGTCATGTGCCGGAACAACGCGTAGTGCTGGAACACGAAGCCGACCCGGCGCGACTGCACCGGCAGCCCGGTCGCATCCTCGCCGTCGATCAGCACGCGTCCGGCGTCGGCATGCTCCAGCCCGGCGATCACCCGCAGCAGCGTGGTCTTGCCCGAGCCGGACGGCCCCAGCAGCGCCAGCAGTTCGCCCTGGCGGATGTCCAGGCTGACGTCGTCGAGCGCGGCGAAATCGTCGAAACGCTTGCCCAGGTGCTGTACGCGGATGGTCATCGCAACCTCAGTGTCGGTGATTGGCGGCCAGCGATTCGCCGTGGCGCCATTCCAGATAGGATTTCAGCGCCAGGGTCAGCAGCGCGGTCAGCGCCAGCAGGCTGGCGCAGGCGAACGCGGCGCTGTAGGCGTATTCGTTGTAGAGGATCTCCACGTGCAGCGGCAGCGTGTTGGTACGCCCGCGGATGTGCCCGGACACCACCGACACCGCGCCGAACTCGCCCATCGCCCGCGCACTGCACAGCAGCACGCCGTACAGCAGGCCCCAGCGGATATTGGGCAGGGTCACCCGCCAGAACATCTGCCAGCCGCTGGCGCCCAGGCTCAGCGCCGCCAGTTCCTCGTCGCTGCCCTGCTGCTCCATCAGCGGCATCAGCTCGCGGGCGATGAACGGGAAGGTGACGAAGGTCGTCGCCAGCACGATGCCGGGCAGCGCGAACACGATCCGCGGCAATTGCAGCAGCACCTCGCCGACCACCGGCAAGTGCAGCCGCCAGCCCTCGTCGATCAGCGGCCAGGCCCAGCCGCTGCGGCCGAAGATCAGGATGAAGACCAGGCCGGCGACCACCGGCGATACCGAGAACGGCAGGTCGATCAGACTCACCAGCAGGCGCTTGCCCGGAAAGCGGTGCTTGCTCACCGCCCACGCCGCGGCCACCCCGAACACCAGATTCAGCGGCACCACGAGCGCGGTCACCAGCAGGGTCAGGCGGATCGCCGCGAGCGCGTCGGGATCGAAGATCGCCCGCCAGAACACGCCGATACCGCCGCGCAGCGCCTCGACGAACACCAGCAGCAGCGGCAGGAACAGGAACGACAGCAGGAAGCCCAACGCACCGAGGATCAGCAGCGCCTGCACCCACCACGGCTCGGTGGTGACCGACGCGGCGCGGCGGCGGACGGCAGGCGGCGACGCGCTCAACGCATTCTCCGGAAACGGCAGGTTCAAGCTGGACACGGTATCGTTCATCTCAGTGCGCCGCCAGGCCGCGCCGCGCGAAGCGCGCCTGCACGCCGTTGACCACCAGCAGCATCAGCAACGACAGCAGCAGCATCGCCGCGGCGATCGCGGTGGCGCCGGCGTAGTCGAATTCTTCCAGGCGGATGGTGATCAGCAGCGGCGCGATCTCGGTCGCGTTGGGCAGGTTGCCGGCGATGAAGATCACCGAGCCGTATTCGCCGATGCCGCGCGCGAAGGCCAGCGCGAACCCGGTCAGCACCGCCGGCCACAGCGCCGGCAGCACCACTCGGCGGACGATCTGCCAGCGGCCGGCGCCGAGCGTGGCGGCGGCCTCTTCCAGTTCGCGTTCGGCCTCGGCCAGCACCGGCTGCACGATCCGTACCACGAACGGCAGGCCGACGAACACCAGCGCCACCACGATGCCGAGCTGGGTGTAGGCGATCTTCAGCCCCAACGGTTCCAGCCAGCGGCCGACCCAGCCGTTGCCGCCGTACAGCGCGGTCAGCGCGATGCCGGCCACCGCGGTCGGCAGTGCGAACGGCAGGTCGATCATCGCGTCGAACAGGCGCTTGCCGGGAAAGCGGTAGCGCACGAACACCCAGGCCACCCAGGTGCCCATCACCGCGTTGAACGCGGCGGCGGCGAATGCGGTGCCGAAGCTGACCCGCAGTGCCGACAGCACCCGCGGCTCGCTCCACACCTGCCACACGCCATGCCAGCCCAGGCCGCTGGTCTTGAGCACCACGCCCAGCAGCGGGATCAGCACCACCAGTCCCAGCCACGTCAGGGTGATGCCCAGGCTCAGACCGAACCCGGGGATCACCCTGCGCCGCGACGGAGCGCGCGCGACCGCGGCGGCATTCACGCCCATTGCGTCACTTGCTCGCCTGGATCTGGTCGAACAGGCCACCGTCGTTGAAGTGCTCGGCCTGCGCCTTGGCCCAGGAGCCGAACTGCTGGTCGATGGTGACCAGTTGCACCTTCGGCAGGCGCGCGATGTCGGCGCGATCGGCGTACTCCGGGTGGCGCGGCCGGTAATAATGCTTGGCCGCGATCTTCTGCCCTTCCGGCGAATACAGATACTTCAGGTATTCCTCGGCGACGTCGCGGGTGCCGTGCTTGTCCACGTTCTTGTCGACCACCGCCACCGACGGCTCGGCCAGGATCGACAGCTTCGGCACCACGATCTCGAACTTGTCCTTGCCCAGTTCCTCCTGCGCCAGGAACGCCTCGTTCTCCCAGGCCAGCAGCACGTCGCCGATGCCGCGCTGGACGAAGGTGGTGGTGGCGCCGCGCGCGCCGGTGTCCAACACCGGCACGTTGCGGAACAGCGCGCGCATGTAGCCGAGGATGCGCTCGCGGTCGCCCTTGAAGATGCGGTCGGCATAGGCCCAGGCGGCCAGGTAGTTCCAGCGCGCACCGCCGGAGGTCTTCGGGTTCGGGGTGATCACCGACACGCCGGTGCGCAGCAGGTCCGGCCAGTCCTTGATCTGTTTCGGGTTGCCCTTGCGCACCAGGAACACGATGGTGGAGGTGTACGGCGCGCTGTTGTCGGGCAGGCGCCTGGCCCAGCCCGGATCGATCAGCTTGCCCTTGTCGGCGATCGCGTCCACGTCGTAGGCCAGCGCCAGCGTCACCACGTCGGCCTCGACCCCGTCGATGACCGAGCGCGCCTGCTTGCCCGAGCCGCCGTGCGAGGTCTCCACGGTGACCTTGTCGCCGCCGTGGGTCTGCTCCCAATGCTTGGCGAAGGCGGTGTTGTAGTCGCGGTACAGCTCGCGCGTGGGATCGTAGGACACGTTGAGCAGCTGCACGTCGCGCGCGGCGGCGGTGCCGGCGAACGCGCACAGCGCGAGCACGAGCACGAGCAGCGGACTGAATCGGCGCGGCAGGAGGCTGGGCATGGGCGGATCTCCGGAAGAGGGTCGGGGGGCACGGGCGGACCGGCCATGCAACCACGGCCAATGCGCCATGCTGCGCAGCCGCATTCGTCCGGTGAAATGACTTCGCCGCCGATGCTTATGCCATTTATGCATGACGCCCGCCGACCTTCGCACAGGCCGCGTTAAAATCTTCGCTTCTTCCGCCTGCGCGTGCCCGTCATGACCGATTCCCGCCTCACCCAGCGCTACGCCGACGAACTGGACGCGATCCGCGCGCAGGGGCTGTTCAAGGCCGAACGCATCATCGTCGGCCCGCAGGCGGCCGAGATCGTGCTGGCCGACGGCCGCCGCGTACTGAACTTCTGCGCCAACAACTACCTGGGCCTGGCCGACCACCCGGCGCTGATCGCCGCGGCCAAGGACGCGCTGGACAGCCACGGCTTCGGCATGGCCTCGGTGCGCTTCATCTGCGGCACCCAGGACCTGCACAAGCAGCTGGAAGCGCGCATCGCCGCGTTCTTCAGCACCGAGGACAGCATCCTCTACGCCGCCTGCTTCGACGCCAACGGCGGCCTGTTCGAACCGCTGCTCGGCGAAACCGATGCGATCATCTCCGATGCGCTCAACCACGCCTCGATCATCGACGGCGTGCGCCTGTGCAAGGCCAAGCGCTTCCGCTACGCCAATTGCGACATGGCCGACCTGGAAGCGCAGCTGCAGGCGGCCGACGCGGCCGGCTGCAAGACCAAGCTGATCAGCAGCGACGGCGTGTTCTCGATGGACGGCTTCATCGCCCCGCTCGACCAGATCACCGCGCTGGCACGCAAGTACGGCGCGCTGGTGCACATCGACGAATGCCATGCCACCGGCTTCCTCGGCGCCAGCGGCCGCGGCTCGGCCGAGGTCAAGGGCGTGATGGACCAGATCGACATCTTCACCGGCACCCTGGGCAAGGCGATGGGCGGTGCGCTGGGAGGCTTCACCACCGGCCGGCGCGAGGTGATCGAACTGCTGCGCCAGCGCTCGCGCCCCTACCTGTTCTCCAACTCGCTGCCGCCGCACGTGGTCGCCGCCGGGATCAAGGCGTTCGCGATGCTGGACGCGGCCGACGCATTGCGCGCGCAGCTGGTCGAGAACACCCGCCACTTCCGCGAGCGCATGGCCGCGGCCGGCTTCGACATCAAGCCCGGCACCCACCCGATCTGCCCGGTGATGCTGTACGACGCGCCGCTGGCGCAGCGCTTCGCCGAGCGGCTGCTGGAGGAAGGCATCTACGCGATCGGCTTCTTCTTCCCGGTGGTGCCCAAGGGCCAGGCGCGGATCCGCACCCAGATCAGCGCCGCGCATACCCGCGCGCAGTTGGACCAGGCGATCGATGCGTTCGTTCGCATCGGCCGCGAGTTGGGAGTGATTGAGTAACGGGACTCGGGACTCGGGACTCGGGACTCGGGACTCGGGACTCGGGACTCGGGACTCGGGACTCGGGACTCGGGACTCGGGACTCGGGACTCGGGACTCGGGACTCGGGACTCGGGACTCGGGACTCGGGACTCGGGACTCGGGACTCGGGACTCGGGACTCGGGACTCGGGACTCGGGACTCGGGACTCGGGACTCGGGACTCGGGACTCGGGACTCGGGACTCGGGACTCGGGACTCGGGACTCGGGACTCCAAGGCAGGATCTTTTGCCTCGTTTCTTTGTCAAGATGTTTTTTAAGAATTTTCCTCTGAGATCGGCATGAACAGCGCGCCACCTTCACAGGGCCGAGCCAGCGCTTTTACGCGTCCCGAGTCCCCGGTCCCGAGTCCCGACCACCCAACCCCTCCACCTCCGCCACACTGAGCTCGCGCCAGGCGCCCTTGCCCAGTTCGCCCAGCGCCAGCCCGCCGATCGCCACCCGCACCAGGCGCAGCACGCCCAGGCCGAGTTCGCCGAGCAGGCGCCGGATCTGCCGGTTGCGGCCCTCGTCCAGCACCACTTCCAGCCAGGCGTGCTTGTCGCCCTGGCGCAGCAGCCGCGCCTGCCTGGCCCGCAGCGGCTCGCCATCGGCGACGACACCGGCGCACATGCGCGCCAGCAGCGCCGCGTCGGGCAGCGCATCGACCTGCACGTGATAGGTCTTGTCCGGGCCGCTGGCCGGGTCGGCGACCCGCGCCGCCCATTGCGGATCGTTGCAGAACAGCAGCAAGCCCTCGCTGGCCTTGTCCAATCGCCCGACCGGGGCCAGCCAGGGCAATCCGGCACCGTCGAAACAGCGGTAGACGGTGTCGCGGCCGCGCTCGTCCTGCGCGGTGGTGACCAGGCCGCGCGGCTTGTTGAGCATCAGGTACAGGCGCTGCGTCGCGGCCAGCGCCACGCCATCGAGCGCCAGCCGGTGGCGGCCGCGCAGGATCGGAAATTCGGGATCGGTGACGGTGCGGCCATCGACCGCGACGCGGCCGGCGGCGATCCAGCGCGCGGCCTCGGTGCGCGAGCACAGGCCGAGCTTGGACAGGGTGCGCGCCAGGCCGTGGCGGACCTCGCCGGACGCGGCGGCGCGCGGCGATTGCGGGGCGCTGGCCGCTGGCGCCGACGTGCGCGATGCGGGGCGACGGGGACGCGGAGGCTTCACCGCTTGCGCTTCGGGTGCAGGCGCGGTCGGCGACCGCGCGCGGCGCTTACTGGGCGTCGACCGGCTTCGCCGCGTTGGGCACCGACGCGGCAGGCACCGCCGCCGGCGCCGGACGCGCCTTGACCACGCGCACGCCGCGCGCCTTCATCCACGCGTCGAACTCCTCGGCGGTCATGCGCTTGCCATTCTGGCTCATGTCGAAGCGCCACGGGGTGTTGTCGAATGCGGTGGTCGGCTTGTAGGCGGCCGGATCGTTCGGCTTCACCACGCCGCCGGCCGGCATCGCGTTGGCCAGGCTCTGGCAGCCTTCGGCGCGCAGGCGCAGCAGCACCCGGTCCAGCGACTGGTCGCTGCTGTAGGACTGCGCCAGCACGCCGCTGGGCATGCCCAGCGGCAGGTTGCGTGTGTACAGCTCCGAGGCGATCGGCGCACCGACCGTGGCCGGCAGCGGCAGCGGCTTGGGCAGCGCGTCGCCGGAGCAATCCGGTGCGGCATGAGCGGCAGGAATCAGGGCAAGACCAAGCAGGCCGGCCGTAACGATACGCAGCATCGGTTTTTTTCCATTCAGGCGAGACGACGCAGCGAGTGTAGGCAGGGCCGGGCGCAGTTTCAACCGATACCGGCACTGCATGCGCTAAATAATTGGGGAGGCTGAAAAAGTTCAGCTGGCTCGCATCCCTGTGGGAGCGACTTCAGTCGCGACGGGCTTTACCAGTGATGCCCCGTCGCGACTGAAGTCCCTCCCACAGGGACATGGGCGCGCTTACCGGACGCACAAAAGCAAAGCCCGGCGCGAGGCCGGGCTTTGCTTGAAACATGAAGCGTCCGATCAGTTCTGGACGTTCAGCTCGGTACGGCGGTTCTTCGCACGGCCTTCCGGGTTGTCCGAACCATCCGGGTTGGTGTTCGGCGCAATCGGGCGGCTCTCGCCGTAACCGATCGGACCGACCAGACGCGAAGCGTCCACGCCGTTCTTGGTCAGGTAGTCATACACCGTGGTGGCACGACGCTCCGACAGCTTCTGGTTGTAGGCGTCGGTACCCTTCGAGTCGGTGTGACCGGCAACCTCGACCTTCAGGTCGGGGTAACGCTTCAGGATCTCGGTGGCCTCGCTCAGGAT
Protein-coding regions in this window:
- a CDS encoding sulfate/molybdate ABC transporter ATP-binding protein, whose protein sequence is MTIRVQHLGKRFDDFAALDDVSLDIRQGELLALLGPSGSGKTTLLRVIAGLEHADAGRVLIDGEDATGLPVQSRRVGFVFQHYALFRHMTVRDNIAFGLRVRRGDARLAESAIRARVTELLALVQLDGLEARYPTQLSGGQRQRVALARALAIEPRVLLLDEPFGALDAQVRRDLRRWLRELHDRTGLTTVFVTHDQEEALELADRVAILNRGRIEQLGSPADVYDRPVSPFVYGFVGAVNRLPAQLHDGQLQVAGLALPAPDTPLSSGPVDLYVRPEDLAPSDSGWAATVLSSQRSGSRLRLRAQLAHGQDEVEVELPAGEGAARYAPGQALQLSARRFGLFAQQRG
- the cysW gene encoding sulfate ABC transporter permease subunit CysW; its protein translation is MNDTVSSLNLPFPENALSASPPAVRRRAASVTTEPWWVQALLILGALGFLLSFLFLPLLLVFVEALRGGIGVFWRAIFDPDALAAIRLTLLVTALVVPLNLVFGVAAAWAVSKHRFPGKRLLVSLIDLPFSVSPVVAGLVFILIFGRSGWAWPLIDEGWRLHLPVVGEVLLQLPRIVFALPGIVLATTFVTFPFIARELMPLMEQQGSDEELAALSLGASGWQMFWRVTLPNIRWGLLYGVLLCSARAMGEFGAVSVVSGHIRGRTNTLPLHVEILYNEYAYSAAFACASLLALTALLTLALKSYLEWRHGESLAANHRH
- the cysT gene encoding sulfate ABC transporter permease subunit CysT; translation: MGVNAAAVARAPSRRRVIPGFGLSLGITLTWLGLVVLIPLLGVVLKTSGLGWHGVWQVWSEPRVLSALRVSFGTAFAAAAFNAVMGTWVAWVFVRYRFPGKRLFDAMIDLPFALPTAVAGIALTALYGGNGWVGRWLEPLGLKIAYTQLGIVVALVFVGLPFVVRIVQPVLAEAERELEEAAATLGAGRWQIVRRVVLPALWPAVLTGFALAFARGIGEYGSVIFIAGNLPNATEIAPLLITIRLEEFDYAGATAIAAAMLLLSLLMLLVVNGVQARFARRGLAAH
- a CDS encoding sulfate ABC transporter substrate-binding protein, encoding MPSLLPRRFSPLLVLVLALCAFAGTAAARDVQLLNVSYDPTRELYRDYNTAFAKHWEQTHGGDKVTVETSHGGSGKQARSVIDGVEADVVTLALAYDVDAIADKGKLIDPGWARRLPDNSAPYTSTIVFLVRKGNPKQIKDWPDLLRTGVSVITPNPKTSGGARWNYLAAWAYADRIFKGDRERILGYMRALFRNVPVLDTGARGATTTFVQRGIGDVLLAWENEAFLAQEELGKDKFEIVVPKLSILAEPSVAVVDKNVDKHGTRDVAEEYLKYLYSPEGQKIAAKHYYRPRHPEYADRADIARLPKVQLVTIDQQFGSWAKAQAEHFNDGGLFDQIQASK
- the kbl gene encoding glycine C-acetyltransferase; its protein translation is MTDSRLTQRYADELDAIRAQGLFKAERIIVGPQAAEIVLADGRRVLNFCANNYLGLADHPALIAAAKDALDSHGFGMASVRFICGTQDLHKQLEARIAAFFSTEDSILYAACFDANGGLFEPLLGETDAIISDALNHASIIDGVRLCKAKRFRYANCDMADLEAQLQAADAAGCKTKLISSDGVFSMDGFIAPLDQITALARKYGALVHIDECHATGFLGASGRGSAEVKGVMDQIDIFTGTLGKAMGGALGGFTTGRREVIELLRQRSRPYLFSNSLPPHVVAAGIKAFAMLDAADALRAQLVENTRHFRERMAAAGFDIKPGTHPICPVMLYDAPLAQRFAERLLEEGIYAIGFFFPVVPKGQARIRTQISAAHTRAQLDQAIDAFVRIGRELGVIE
- a CDS encoding pseudouridine synthase, producing the protein MKPPRPRRPASRTSAPAASAPQSPRAAASGEVRHGLARTLSKLGLCSRTEAARWIAAGRVAVDGRTVTDPEFPILRGRHRLALDGVALAATQRLYLMLNKPRGLVTTAQDERGRDTVYRCFDGAGLPWLAPVGRLDKASEGLLLFCNDPQWAARVADPASGPDKTYHVQVDALPDAALLARMCAGVVADGEPLRARQARLLRQGDKHAWLEVVLDEGRNRQIRRLLGELGLGVLRLVRVAIGGLALGELGKGAWRELSVAEVEGLGGRDSGPGTRDA